The Plasmodium knowlesi strain H genome assembly, chromosome: 5 genome has a window encoding:
- a CDS encoding tryptophan-rich antigen, with protein MEVVPEAPVPNNSKSFVNAFFEKYKDSFLANVKREFLIIGTSFIALFLASYIFLTYINSPAKKKLKEVDKTSKEVISKEKEDENIKTDEWKAKEWKKWMTQLDSDAEIFTTSLNHKKDQWIAQRELEWGNWIKSMEEKWNYYNERMGSEYYSFVFKNTPAWTDEEWENWIKTEAKELMEIDWSNWISESESYVDVMLVKEWIQWKNNKIMEWITKDWKCKEEEQWDEWEKNKWPKWLSINERKKWTKWKDRLSKETEEWIAWVENKEKQYLDNEDQKLSEWKKNTYTLFNKWRDSYINKFIKEKQWKNYFRKASSIETPASMFISN; from the exons ATGGAAGTAGTTCCTGAAGCACCAGTACCCAATAATAGCAAATCCTTCGTGAAcgcattttttgaaaaatacaAGGATAGTTTTTTAGCTAATGTTAAGAGGGAGTTTCTCATTATTGGTACAAGTTTTATAGCGCtctttttggctagctacaTTTTCCTGACGTACATCAATTCG ccggcgaaaaaaaaattaaaggaggTAGATAAGACCTCAAAAGAGGTGATTagcaaagaaaaggaagatgaaaatatCAAAACGGATGAGTGGAAAGCAaaagagtggaaaaaatggatgacaCAGTTAGACAGTGATGCAGAAATATTCACAACCTCTTTAAACCACAAAAAAGATCAATGGATAGCTCAAAGAGAACTAGAATGGGGAAATTGGATTAAATccatggaagaaaaatggaattatTATAATGAAAGAATGGGTTCAGAATACTACtcctttgtttttaaaaacacTCCAGCATGGACAGATGAAGAGTGGGAAAATTGGATAAAGACTGAAGCAAAGGAATTGATGGAAATAGATTGGAGTAACTGGATCTCAGAAAGTGAATCCTATGTAGATGTCATGTTGGTGAAGGAGTGGAtccaatggaaaaataacaaaattatGGAATGGATTACGAAGGACTGGAAatgcaaagaagaagaacaatgggatgaatgggaaaaaaacaaatggccCAAGTGGTTGTCTataaatgaaagaaaaaaatggaccaaGTGGAAAGACCGACTAAGCAAAGAAACGGAAGAATGGATCGCCTGGGtggaaaacaaagaaaaacaatACCTTGATAATGAAGACCAAAAATTAtctgaatggaaaaagaacacTTACACTTTGTTTAACAAGTGGAGGGACTCCTACATCAATAAGTTTATTAAGGAAAAGCAGTGGAAGAATTACTTCAGAAAAGCCAGTAGTATAGAGACTCCAGCATCTATGTTCATCAGTAATTAG